GGGGGATACCCCAGTCCGGGCCGGTGGTCTACCGCTCGGAGGGCCTTGCCCGGCGGCTGGGCCTCCGGGAGCTCTGGGTCGCCTTTAACGGGTACTGGCCCGAGCGCGGGGCCCTCATCGAAACCTGCACCTTCAAGGAGTTCGAGGCGGCCGTGGTGCTGGCCAACGCCCGGGAGAACGGCGTGGCGGGCCTGACGGTGGCCAGCGCGGGCAACACCGCCCGCGCCTTTGCGCATCTGTCGCAGAAGACGGGCTACCCCGTGACCATCGTGGTGCCCAGCATGTGCCTGCAGGATATGTGGTATCTGGAGACCTCCTCTCTGGTGCCCACCATGGTCATCGAGGACGGCGACTACTCCGACGCCATCGACGTGGCCCGCCGGTTCTCCCTGATATCGGGCATGCCGTTCGAGGGTGGGGTGAAGAACGTGGCCAAGCGTGACGGGCTGGGCATCGTGATGCTGGAGGCGGTCTCGGCCATGGGCAGGATGCCCGGCCACTACGTGCAGGCCGTGGGAAGCGGCGCGGGGGCCATAGCAGCCTGGGAGATGTCCGAGCGCTTCCTTCGGGATGGCCGCTTCGACGGCAGGCTGCCCCGGCTTCACCTGGCCCAGAACCTTCCCTTTGCCCCCATGAGCAAGGCATGGCAAAGGGGAAACCGGGAAATGGACCCCGCGGACCTGGAGGCCTCGCTCATCGCCTGCATATCCACCCGGGTGCTCTCCTCCCGCTACCCGGCCTACGGCGTCAGGGGAGGGGTTTACGACGCGTTGACGGCCACGGGCGGGAACATGTACGCTGTGACAAACGAAGAGATGGCCGAGGCCCGGGACCTCTTCGAGGAGTGCGAGGGGGTGGACATCGTGCCGGCGGCGGCGGTGGCCGTGGCCGCCCTGGGGAAGGCCGTCACGCAGGGGGCCATGGGCGACGGGGAGCCCGTGCTCCTGAACATAACCGGAGGCGGGGAGAAGAGGCTCAAGGAGCAGAAGAAAACCTATGCCGTGGGAGGCGAACGCATCTCCAAGGACATCTCCGATGCGGGCATCGAGGAACTGCTGTGCGGAGCCCTGAAGAGGAACTCCTCGAGATAATCAAGGCCTCGGGGGTGGACCTCCTGCTGACCCTGCCCTGCGACCGCGTGAAGGCGTTTATCGGCCTGGCCGACCGCTACCTGTCCCGCCTGCCCCTTACGCGCGAGGAAGAAGGCGTGGGCATCGCCGCGGGGGCCGCTCTGGCGGGCCGGAGGCCCGCCATGGTGGTGCAGAGCTCCGGGGTGGGAAACATGGTCAACGCCCTCCTGTCCCTCACGCGGTTCTACGAGCTGCCGCTGGCCCTCTTCATAAGCCATCGGGGGGTGTACAGGGAGGGCATCGCCGCTCAGGTGCCCATGGGCCGGGCCCTTCCGGGCCTTCTCGAGGCCATGCATATCCCCTTCTCTACCCTCAAGTCCCCCGAAGAGTTTTCCCGGGTCGGGGAGGCGCTCGAGAGCCTCTATCGCGAGGGCCGCATCCATGCCTTTCTCCTGGTCCCTTCGATCTGGGAGGGCTCGGAGGCCGAGGCCCCCGTGCGTCAGGACCGCCCGTACTGCGAGCCCGCGGAGGTCGGCGCCCGGCCCGCCTGTCCGCCTGCGGGGATGAGGCGTTATGAGATTATCCAGGCCCTACGGCCCGCCCTGGAGGGCAACGTCGTGGTCT
This window of the Nitrospirota bacterium genome carries:
- a CDS encoding cysteate synthase; the encoded protein is MSHFSIVCRNCGKVLPQVYCAFCEHCTGSLLVTRYKEARFREGDRARGVWRFNWLPVHSPRGIPQSGPVVYRSEGLARRLGLRELWVAFNGYWPERGALIETCTFKEFEAAVVLANARENGVAGLTVASAGNTARAFAHLSQKTGYPVTIVVPSMCLQDMWYLETSSLVPTMVIEDGDYSDAIDVARRFSLISGMPFEGGVKNVAKRDGLGIVMLEAVSAMGRMPGHYVQAVGSGAGAIAAWEMSERFLRDGRFDGRLPRLHLAQNLPFAPMSKAWQRGNREMDPADLEASLIACISTRVLSSRYPAYGVRGGVYDALTATGGNMYAVTNEEMAEARDLFEECEGVDIVPAAAVAVAALGKAVTQGAMGDGEPVLLNITGGGEKRLKEQKKTYAVGGERISKDISDAGIEELLCGALKRNSSR
- the comD gene encoding sulfopyruvate decarboxylase subunit alpha, with amino-acid sequence MRSPEEELLEIIKASGVDLLLTLPCDRVKAFIGLADRYLSRLPLTREEEGVGIAAGAALAGRRPAMVVQSSGVGNMVNALLSLTRFYELPLALFISHRGVYREGIAAQVPMGRALPGLLEAMHIPFSTLKSPEEFSRVGEALESLYREGRIHAFLLVPSIWEGSEAEAPVRQDRPYCEPAEVGARPACPPAGMRRYEIIQALRPALEGNVVVSNLGVPSKELYHVLPQPSNFYMLGSMGMATPIGLGLALSTPGRVFVIDGDGSLLMNPGTLATAALAAPENLTVLCVDNASYGSTGEQPTLTGTCVDLEAVARGMGIKRTARVWEREGLLEAARRTDGPLFIHALARPGNARVPDIPLSAGEIKGQLMGFLSRTPRAS